DNA sequence from the Diorhabda sublineata isolate icDioSubl1.1 chromosome 6, icDioSubl1.1, whole genome shotgun sequence genome:
TTGTAGGATTTGAGTGGGATAAACGAAACCAGAAACATACTTAGCATATTGTACAAGATGATGAAGATGTTCAATgtcaaaaaaggcaaaaatctCTGGTTTTGGTTATGGAAATCTTTATTTTTCCCCATACAGAGAAAATATCGACGCCAACAAGACTTTACCACGATTTTCTGTTGTTATTGGTAGAATTTGAGTGGGATAAACGAAACCAGAAACATACCTAGCATATTGTACAAGATGATGAAGACGTTCAGAGTCAAAAAAGGTAAAATCTCTGGTTTTGGTTAtggaaatcttcatttttcccCATACAGAGAAAATATCGACACCAACAAGACTTTACCACGAATCTCTGTTGATATTTGTAGGATTTGAGTGGGATAAACGAAACCAGAAACATACGTAGCATATTGTACAAGATAATGAAGACgttcaaagtcaaaaaatgcaaaaatctctggttttggttatggaaatctaatttttttcttacacaGAGAAAATATCGACGCCAACAAGACTTTACCACGAATCTCTGTTGTTATTTGTAGGATTTAAGTGGGATAAACGAAACCAGAAACATACGTAGCATATTGTACAAGATAATGAAGACGTTCAGAgtcaaaaaaggcaaaaatctctggttttggttatggaaatcttcatttttcccCATACAGAGAAAATATCGACACCAACAAGACTTTACCACGAATCTCTGTTGTTATTTGTAGGATTTAAGTGGGATAAACGAAACCAGAAACATACGTAGCATATTGTACAAGATGATGAAGACATTCAGAgtcaaaaaaggcaaaaatctctggttttggttatggaaatcttcatttttcccCATACAGAGAAAATATCGACGCCAACAAGACTTTACCACGAATCTCTGTTGTTATTTGTAGGATTTAAGTGGGATAAACGAAACCAGAAACATACGTAGCATATTGTACAAGATGATGAAGACATTCAGAGTCAAAAAGGCAAAAATCTCTGGTTTTGGTTAtggaaatctaatttttttcttacacaGAGAAAATATCGACGCCAACAAGACTTTACCACGAATCTCTGTTGTTATTTGTAGGATTTAAGTGGGATAAACGAAACCAGAAACATACGTAGCATATTGTACAAGATGATAAAGACGTTCAGAGCCAAAAATCTCTGGTGTTGGTTATGGAAATCCCCTTTTTTTACTATAAAGAGAAAATATCGATGCCAACAAGACTTTACCACGAATCTCTGTTGTTATTGGTAGGATTTAAATGAACGAAATATATAAAGTATGCAAGATTAATGAAAACCTGAGAATATATACAGTATGTACGACTAAAAGTTTATGAACACACTATATATTCAACAACttaaaataagatttatttaCAATGTTCTCCGACCGCGAAATAAACAAAcacccaaaattatttttcatcaacttACCGTCTATCGTATCTGTTATTTCTGGTGGAGGAATTGAAGGTGTTTCGTTGTCTGCTAAATCGGATATTTGATGTCCTATTAGCTTCACATCGTCCGGATGTACGCTCACGCTTCCACCCTATCACAAAAACAACGTAAACACTTTTGAAATATTCGACATCTCGTTAAGGGAACAAAATATCacaccaataaaaaaaatatcatcgtTGATCTTGTTATTCGTTCTCATCGaattgttttgaagaattttCATGGAATATCGtgttgaaaaaactttttagaatCGTAAAACGTACGTTTCGATACCCAACTCGTCATCTTCGGGTATTAAAAGTGAATTTTGTGCAAGTGTAGTAGTACATAGTGTGTTCAAATTAAGTATAAATGTCaaggaataattttatactacaaaaacAATCGACCAGATAAAGTtgtaacatattttattaacaaaacaggttcacaataataaaagaaaattaaataaacttcatAAATATACGTTTTGTTCgaattaattgaaacaaatacatttttttgtgtgtgtgtgtgtttaaTGTGATTGCAACCGCTTCAAACCGGTAATATTTGCTTAAAGGCAGTATGCAGAACTGGTTTTACAGTTTTGTTAGTTCGGTTGTGGCTGTATATACGTATAGGTCGATGGTTATTTGTTCggagaatatttttcttacgAAACGTGCTAAAATTAATGTCCGTTAAGCTGTTAACAGtcatttttatcaaagaaattaaaagattttGTAATCTGATTATAGTCTTGTtagtttttctcaattaattcgAACATTACGAACGAATCTGATTATATCAAGTGGTTTTGACAGATTTTTGATACAAATAACTTCGTATTACATCATTCAATAattcgtgtgactgacacacagatggcgctgtcattgtcaaatccatatgacgtttatgaagtacaaGATGTCAAAAGACTACGTGTCAAATGTCATTAGATTCCgattagtcaaaaaaaaaagTGACTGCCATTTAAGTggatatatttttgttagtttcaaagcaattatataaatatgtcaAACGCAGAATAGGTGCCAATAGGAAGCGCTCAAAGAGACAACAAAAGAAGATATAAGAAATAGATGCGAGTGTTGGAAACTGAAGGATAGacataacaaaataattgaggCTTTGGACATGGTTTACTGGAGAAGATCGTGAGGTTATCCAGAACCGAGCATACTAATCATCTGTTCTGATACATGTGAAGAAGATGGAGCAGAGAGGTGGCCGAAGGaagcattgatgtatcaacctCAGAATATAGAGTATCAAGAATATAGAAAAAGACGAAGTGTAGCAAccgcagaatagaagaagacgaagagtatcaaccgcagaatagaagaagacgaaATGTAGCAACagcagaatagaagaagacgaagTGTAGCAACagcagaatagaagaagacgaagTGTAGCAACagcagaatagaagaagacgaagTGTAGCAACagcagaatagaagaagacgaagTGTAGCAACagcagaatagaagaagacgaagTGTAGCAACAGCAGAATAGAAGACGAAGTGTAGCAACagcagaatagaagaagacgaagTGTAGCAACagcagaatagaagaagacgaagTGTAGCAAccgcagaatagaagaagacgaagTGTAGCAAccgcagaatagaagaagacgaagagtatcaaccgcagaatagaagaagacgaagTGTAGCAACagcagaatagaagaagacgaagTGTAGCAACagcagaatagaagaagacgaagTGTAGCAACagcagaatagaagaagacgaagTGTAGCAACAGCAGAATAGAAGACGAAGTGTAGCAACagcagaatagaagaagacgaagTGTAGCAAccgcagaatagaagaagacgaagaGTATCAACCGCAGAATAGAAGAATACGAAGTGTAGCAACagcagaatagaagaagacgaagTGTAGCAACagcagaatagaagaagacgaagTGTAGCAACagcagaatagaagaagacgaagTGTAGCAAccgcagaatagaagaagacgaagTGTAGCAACagcagaatagaagaagacgaagTGTAGCAACagcagaatagaagaagacgaagTGTAGCAACagcagaatagaagaagacgaagTGTAGCAACagcagaatagaagaagacgaagTGTAGCAAccgcagaatagaagaagacgaagTGTAGCAAccgcagaatagaagaagacgaagagtatcaaccgcagaatagaagaagacgaagTGTAGCAACagcagaatagaagaagacgaagTGTAGCAACagcagaatagaagaagacgaagTGTAGCAACagcagaatagaagaagacgaagTGTAGCAACAGCAGAATAGAAGACGAAGTGTAGCAACagcagaatagaagaagacgaagTGTAGCAAccgcagaatagaagaagacgaagTGTAGCAAccgcagaatagaagaagacgaagaGTATCAACCGCAGAATAGAAGAATACGAAGAGTAGCAACAGTAGAATAGAAGAAGACCTTCAAGAACCTAAAAGGAAGGGATTGAACAGACCACGAAATGCGACTATCCAGGAAAACGACTGGTGGATAAATAGAAAACTGCGGGATGCGGTAAAGGAAgccgaaaaaaatatttttcttgtgttattttccagaaaactgaattaaaatgtaaatacgAGAAAATGAAACCAACAAATTCGAGACAAAAagagaataattagaaaaaaaaaaggatttttttgtcataaataaaaatttattttacatatgGTGGTGAAATCGGCGTTGGGAATAAAAACCGCTCGGTATATCAAACCGATAATTTAGAAAcgtatatttcaataaaaaatgttaaatacaatttgtaatatataacaataaattaattataattgttttggttaaaaataaaatgttcctaatctatttttatcataaactatttaaaaacaacaacaaaaaactttttccaaatttcaacaagttcaatttttattcaacaatcaCACAACCCTCATGtcatcacatattttttttgcaaactAGTTTTAACTTCCCTATATTGgtaggaaaaaaaattggaaatatctGGAGTCCCTAAATACATTTAGCGGAATAGGTTATTTATGCGAAGCTTTATGTGTTTAAAAACGTGTTGTACACTATAATTTTTCGACGATTTTCTCAAAAGGGGCTGTTCTGGTCtcgaaattcgaaaaaatcgatttttttttgcattcTTTCAAAGTTTAGATCCTTAAGAATATGTCTTTAAAcggatttttaaatattcgcaTTATTTTCGTAGATCCTGTGACGTTTttctcgaaattattttttttttaagtgtTTGAGATGATACCTCAAGTTCTACTACAAATTTCGTgggaatatattttatatatttctctaTGGTGTCTGTtttggattttaaaaaatttcaattcgaaAAGGTCAAAAGAagattaagaatttttcaaattcgttTGTTCCAAATCACTACAAGGGGTGGAATCATGTCAACCGTTTTTTTGTAGCCCCCACTTTTTTTATATCCTTAAAAAGtcgataaatatatataaaaaaatggatagtAACAATGTTTTTcaagttaatttcaaaaatacctAAAATTTAGGCTTCTAGATCAAAATACACCCTTAATACGAATCGTACAACTACATCCTGCACTAGTTTTTTAGGGAAAAATCTATCACACTTGATTATATAATCTTCTAGTGAagctaaacattttttttgtccaCTCTAGGTATCTTTACCACAtcttaattatttctatttcatgcCATCCACTGATGGTATTATtcgtattgaaattttgaaacaaatcgATAGTTTTAAGTTTGAGCTCAAAAACATTCAaagtattcaaattttgaaatttcatttaaaaaaaaaatcaaaagctcCATAGATTTTCCGGACAAATATTGAACCCtccaaaattctcaaaaaaaattatttaaaataaaattgaactaCCAATACACGTAAGGTAAATAGTAAAAGTCTTCGAATTAtctcaaaaattccaaatatacgtcaatattcacaattacactgtctgtaCTTTCAAGCCAACCacagaaacataaatatatgaGAAGAAAATTAGTGAGtccaattttgaaattaatactGTTAATACTAGCTGGTCTTTCGAGCCTTCCATATGTACATAGGTtgatatccggctcgaaggaccaattagaataattgtgagtgttgatgtagtggtagtaaTCATTAAGGATTCCAGATATTTCACATACTGTATCAATCACTGATTTCAACTCGAAGAACTTCCTCCTAGGACGGTATTCATGGTATCATtgttattatttgaattcataGTAAATTCCTTAGCCATACACAATTTGTGCGCTTTGCATTTGTCATGATGGTTAACGATCTCCAATCTGAAATTCGAATTTCCTATGGCGAAAGATGTACGTATATCAGGTACTTCGTGACTCCATTTTCTACAATATTTGcaaaacattatatttttattttcatcgtaTTGCAACCACATATAAAGGTCCATCCAATTGGGTCTGAATTTGCTGTATTTTCTTCCCACTGTAGGCTTGTTTTGTACAAAAGTAGGATCTTGTATAACGGAACATTCTTGGGGTTTAATATCTATCGACTTGGATGTTCTATAATTAACTGTCGATACGTTACTATAGTCTCCAAAATTATGATATTCTTGTTTGGTTTTATTCCATAAATTACTAATACTTCTAGTTGATATATCTTCGATAACAATGGTGGAAGGTACTTTATCCAGTTGATATTCTATTTGTTTAATCGGTGGCGGTTGTTGGAACACTGGCGTTGGTAGAGTTTCAAAGTCGCCTTCTCTCCCCCGAGAATTGATCTGTCAAAAAAGAAGGAAGGATATGTGAATGCCGTTTTGACTGGTTCACAGCATTTTCTGTTTCTTTCGATATTAGCACTATTCCGTAAATACATATCTTGTTCAGAACGTaggaataaattataataaactattCCACTTGAATCTcacttttttgtagtttgtTTGTGAAtcgacaattaaaaaaaaagttttgtatcaGTATTACTTTTTGCTTAATTCATTGAGATTTGTAGCTCTTTcagacctaacctaacctaaccccaaagaaaaaaataatctgGAGATAAATCTGATGATATGGGAGACTACTTGAAGAAATATATCTTGTATTATTCATGGTGAAGTAAAATGTCAAgactttattataatttatcctTATTGAAATCAAGTTTATTAACTTTACATGCCCTTTAAAAGCTTTCCAATGCTGTATGTGGACCAGAAGATATGAAACAAGTGTCATTAGGTAAAATAGAAAGAattgtatcataaaaatactaGTTCATACGCTACTGTCAAGCTTTTGTATGAAACAGAACATTTAGGAAACTATGAAGacaaaattagtaaaaaaatttaattactgcTACTTATATGGTGACAAATACAACTAAAGAAACGGAAAAAATAACCCACAGGatgtcattttttatatttacaataactTATGTTCAATTGGAAGTAAAAAGTTAGGTCAATTTACTTTCCTTTGTAAATTGgtcttttttattcaaaaatctgTTTTGAAATGTTCtgaaaaacaagaattttttgggTCTTCTCGGATTGTATGTAAAATGAGTTAAGGGAACTAAAGAAGTCGAGAGATTTCCATCTGTCAACTCTCGTTAATGTTACTGGGACAAATACTTGAgactaatattttttctgtttcaaataTTGAACAGATATGTATTTATGTAAACTTCGTAATCCTTCCTTCGCGGGGGGATGGCTAAACGATGAAAACTCTACCAAAATAAAGGTACACATGAAAGTAACACAAAACACTGAACTTATCACTGCATTTACACATATCCTAAtcgtttaaaatatatataaattacaaaagaTTATTCGAAATCTTTGAAACATGATCTTAGTGAGTGGATTcattaatttgatattgatttacagctaaaaattcactatttttaaaactttataaaaaataacatatatGTGTGAGtgaatatatgtaaaaacatCACGTAGAATGTTCAGAGACTGATTGACCAAAGAAAAACCGTCCCCAAAATAATGACTAAAcctgggacatgcctcaggataatgcatcgaaaaagttttactttgtaaaaaaaattacctccaTACTAAGCTGTAGAAAACTTTAAAACACGAAATTGTTCATATTTCAACACTAATTTGAAGGATTTCAATGAGTGTATTcattaatttgatattgatttacagctaaaaattcactatttttaaaactttataaaaaataacatatatGTGTGAGtgaatatatgtaaaaacatCACGTAGAATGTTCAGAGACTGATTGACCAAAGAAAAACCGTCCCCAAAATAATGACTAAAcctgggacatgcctcaggataatgcatcgaaaaagttttactttgtaaaaaaaattacctccaTACTAAGCTGTAGAAAACTTTAAAACACGAAATTGTTCATATTTCAACACTAATTTGAAGGATTTCAATGAGTGTATTCATTAATTTGATAAAGATTTACATTCGGATTTGTTACACTTAAAAATTCACTATTTGTAAAACAGTATTATCGAAAATAGTAAATTTGAGACTGAATATgggaaaaaacattttaaacattATACGAATCTCACAAGTTACTTGTAGAAAACAAAACTTCTCTAAAGTCGATAATAACTTAACTAGAAATacgtgttttcaatattttatttcttcttctttttcttgtagTAAGTAAATGAACTACTTGTTGTCTTTAGttacaatattataaataaagtcaAAAGccattttatagtaaaaataatatcgaattttgattttttcatgtaATCAGGACTGTTATTTGAATTAAGATCGACCATGATGACCGAATAATtcatataatcaatttttttcatttttcaaacaattatttaaaaaaaagtgattagtTTCAGTTTTAACTCAAAATATCTTTTGTAGTTTATgtatgttgaataaaaaataagtttcaatgatgcatatagatataaaaatttcgaaatgtcTAGCATTAATCACTACTAGTTATATACAGTATGAAATAATCGTGACGCTTATTAATATCTCCCTGCATATAGCAAAAGTAGATAGATTCTATTCTAACATATGTTCcccaatagaaaaaaattcaaaataaggCCCCTGGAGAcactataatttaatataaatcaatatcTACTCCAATATAAGATAACCAACATACTTTTTCTTCTCAGTTGGTTTATTTGCAATCtgcatataaaaattaaataaattaggcATTCAAACAATCACATACTCAACATTCTACTATTCTTTTCATCAAAAAGGATCTTCTGgagaaattataattaaatatggATCCATATCTACTCCAATATAAGATAACCGATATCCTTTATCTTCTCCGTTGCATTATTTGTAATCTTCCAAGGtgttaaatatagaaattaaacaaattaagcATTCAAACAATCACATACTCAACATTCCATTATTCTTTGCGACAGAAAGGATCGATTCTTCTCCAGTTCTTTTGGTTACCTTCACTTAGAACCTCCACACTATTTTATATTAGTAGAaataagaattgataaaaagTATCATCAATTGTCTCCCGAAGTTTCGAATTTTACctggtaaataaaaaattgtacttaCCGTCTGTAATGCTTCTGACATTGAATGAAAGGAATCGATTGTTAGGTTGGAATCGTGTAGAGGTTCCTGTTTTATCAAAGGGGAGGATATTCTCATATCCTCTGGACCTGAATTTGTATCCCTATCAACAGGCGATATGGGATTTAACTTTGGTACATTTGGATTTGCTCTTTGAGATGcctgaaattatataaaatacatttattataaatttacagaaataaccattaactgcTACTGTAttgacttaaaaaaattataattaaaaaatggtaccAAAAACGAAACatgaatatttgatttaaattaatttcttcaaagaACGTTGCCTACTAATATTAGATGGGATTTTCACTTCAACTTTCACTAAATTAACACTATTTTGAGGGATTCTAGTCAGTggattaattaatttgaaaaaaattcacattcgGATTTTTTACTGTTAAAAATTCACTATTTTCAAATAGTAATATAGAAAATACAAAGTTTAAGAGTGAAaaacgttttaaaaaatataggaTTCCAATAAGTTACtggtagaaaataaaatttaacatctCTAAAGTCTCTTCGATAATAATTGAACTAGAAATAcgcgttttcaatattttatttcttcttctttttcttgtagTAAGTAAATGAACTACTTGTTGTCTTCAGTTACGACAAcataaatcaaatcaaaagcCATTTTATAAtatcgaattttgatttttttcatattatcagGACTCCTGTTTAAATTAGGATGAGCCACGATGACCGAATGATTCATATACTAAActgtttttttccattattgaaataattaagattttatACACATCATCCTTAAGGATAAAGGATCCATTTATTTAACAGGGTCAGGTACATACAAGAAGTAAATTTAAATACACCAAATAACAACTCACaccgatatttttttaaatatttctgagTTCATGGTTATGAAAACATCATTAAAACCGTGAGGTTACCATCTCCAGGTTTGatagaagattttattttgtactgCTCCCTACAAAGCTTGTCCGATTGGTTAACATCTATTAGTCCAAGGACAATTTCACTACAGATCACATTTTTATCATGTTTAAAAGATTTTCCAATTAGGTACAGaagattttgatttaatattatataatattccaCTTATCCTcaagatgaaattataaattgtttaatataatttagaGTACATAAATTACACCTGTCAATATCGTGACACAATAGTAAATTTTCTAAGAAATAGTtatcttttcattatttacaatatgatttattttgtattcGATAATTATGGTTGTAATCGAAATAAATCAAGGTCGATGAAAGTCAttgaactttttaatatatagatTACAATATAATCTAAAGAAAATCAGACATTTTAGctcatatttataaattgaaataatattcaatgaGAACTGCCTTTTTAAGCTTTCCAGAgagtttaaatataattttccagtaacttgaaattgaataataaatcaaaCATGTCACAGAGTTGTGTAATTTCTTTTTACTAGGAAAAAATAGGACAAATGTTTCCCTTAATCCCTAACCAGAAAACACTTGCgtaatattttagtaaaaaaaaacagttgaaaatagTTATAAGAAAAAGAACATTGATTAAAACAAgtttaaaatgaatgttttaaaCATGTCAACCCTGCTTAAAAATTACAGTGTAATCATTCAGGACCGGTCaacttatttcaatatcttATACAGAACCACTGGATACAAAGgaacaacaaaatattattattatcaaaatttttataaaattaattgttttggTAAGCgaattactttaaaaaatctactttttcgtttaataaaataagaGATATTAAACATACCTGAGTATCATTAAACCTGTCAGAGTTTGATGTCATATCACAGTTTGACGATGATTTTCGTTTCCTTTTTTCCACCGGAGGGCTATCTCTTTCAACTAACCTATCCCTTTCCCTTCTTGGCACTTCTGATAATTCGTCATTTTTGCTTAAGGAATTGTTGTCTGTGAGACCCCTAATTTGCAAGGCTTCTGCAGTTTTTAGGAACATCGGTAGCAAATTTTGTGACACATTCACTTCACCTTTATACATAAAATCTAATAGTGCTTTCATTTCGTTGTAATTGACATCTTTAAGAAAAACTATCGGATGAGGGTGggaattttgtataaaaattgtttcgaaataGGGGCTACATGCTGAGAGGATCGTTTGGTGGGCTTTAAAAGTTTCTCCATCACAAGCTAAAGTTACATCACATAGTGCTTCTCTTCTTAAGAGACTGCTTAGTACATCTGTTAGGTTTGTCGGATGGTTGTTCCATCTTAGACAAAATTGCTGATCCATCGTCTACTTTTAACCTATCAAAAAGTCGAAACCACACAttacatttacaaaataattacaCGAACTGAACAGTAACtgcagaaataataaaaattttcactaattttctcatttatttaaatgttaGAAACTCGCTACTTCTAAATAGGATTGACTGTTTAAATTAAGGATTCATTTATACATATGTGAGTTATGaagttgaaatatttagatCTATGCAAGTTACTGTCCAATTTTGAGGTATTGGCCACATGTTAAATTCActttttcactataaaaataCGTGTAGAACTTATGGTAGATTGCACTTAGTTGTACTGTTTAGAATAGAGTTATTTGACCTAAAACTGTAACCATCTAGAAATAACAGTTATTTTACAAGCACAATTACATACAGGAATGCATTTATTATTAAAGAAcagtaaaacatttttctataaataaagaATTGCATACGTCATTTATTTGCATTTCCGTTTAATCTGAATGTAAAGGGCATGATGCGTACAATGCCCTTAAAAGTACAGAAGTATGGTTGACAACTACTttctaatatattaataaaaaccgAATAATAACTttatgtgttttatttttatttataacttcaaCTTCCCCTCGATCTGAGtatctattttatttgtttttaatttttgttaatccTATTTATAATGAAGTAACCTTTTACCCGCCATTGTGAATTTTGTGAATGATGATTTCTTCTAAACAATTTccggaaataaaaataattttttttcacgaatATTTGGTTTCGCGAACTGATTTTTGCCGCAAACTTTAAAAACAAAtgggaaaaagatgaaaaaaattgaatcaatcctgaaaaaattggaaaaacttacCTTTTTGCCCTGTTTATGACATTACAACGCCACCCAATTTTCTACCTCCTGCACACTACATAGGCAACAAAATATATGACGCATCTGATTGgataaaaagttacaaaaatgaatttttcccaATTTCCTCTTTTTCTAAACCGATAAGTATTAACACGGCATCACAtcgaaggaaaataattttcaaataccGCTAAATTTATTTGCAAAACATTTTTATCTGGCTTACTTTTCTAGCCACGTAACAAAATAC
Encoded proteins:
- the LOC130446131 gene encoding zinc finger and BTB domain-containing protein 17 isoform X1, producing MDQQFCLRWNNHPTNLTDVLSSLLRREALCDVTLACDGETFKAHQTILSACSPYFETIFIQNSHPHPIVFLKDVNYNEMKALLDFMYKGEVNVSQNLLPMFLKTAEALQIRGLTDNNSLSKNDELSEVPRRERDRLVERDSPPVEKRKRKSSSNCDMTSNSDRFNDTQASQRANPNVPKLNPISPVDRDTNSGPEDMRISSPLIKQEPLHDSNLTIDSFHSMSEALQTINSRGREGDFETLPTPVFQQPPPIKQIEYQLDKVPSTIVIEDISTRSISNLWNKTKQEYHNFGDYSNVSTVNYRTSKSIDIKPQECSVIQDPTFVQNKPTVGRKYSKFRPNWMDLYMWLQYDENKNIMFCKYCRKWSHEVPDIRTSFAIGNSNFRLEIVNHHDKCKAHKLCMAKEFTMNSNNNNDTMNTVLGGSSSS
- the LOC130446131 gene encoding protein abrupt isoform X4, whose protein sequence is MDQQFCLRWNNHPTNLTDVLSSLLRREALCDVTLACDGETFKAHQTILSACSPYFETIFIQNSHPHPIVFLKDVNYNEMKALLDFMYKGEVNVSQNLLPMFLKTAEALQIRGLTDNNSLSKNDELSEVPRRERDRLVERDSPPVEKRKRKSSSNCDMTSNSDRFNDTQASQRANPNVPKLNPISPVDRDTNSGPEDMRISSPLIKQEPLHDSNLTIDSFHSMSEALQTGGSVSVHPDDVKLIGHQISDLADNETPSIPPPEITDTIDDIKCYKVSQLFERVGTMDERRRCVLCGKIVSNTRNHYYVHFPGQYSCTHCPAVYTRSDTLLLHMRTKHPAVA
- the LOC130446131 gene encoding sex determination protein fruitless isoform X3: MDQQFCLRWNNHPTNLTDVLSSLLRREALCDVTLACDGETFKAHQTILSACSPYFETIFIQNSHPHPIVFLKDVNYNEMKALLDFMYKGEVNVSQNLLPMFLKTAEALQIRGLTDNNSLSKNDELSEVPRRERDRLVERDSPPVEKRKRKSSSNCDMTSNSDRFNDTQASQRANPNVPKLNPISPVDRDTNSGPEDMRISSPLIKQEPLHDSNLTIDSFHSMSEALQTGGSVSVHPDDVKLIGHQISDLADNETPSIPPPEITDTIDDSNCGSTLSYVEMFEPSSTNILLWRCKSCGKEVTNRWHHFHSHTTQRSFCPYCPATYSRIDTLRSHVRSKHTMYLNSLMKPVL
- the LOC130446131 gene encoding zinc finger and BTB domain-containing protein 14 isoform X2 — its product is MDQQFCLRWNNHPTNLTDVLSSLLRREALCDVTLACDGETFKAHQTILSACSPYFETIFIQNSHPHPIVFLKDVNYNEMKALLDFMYKGEVNVSQNLLPMFLKTAEALQIRGLTDNNSLSKNDELSEVPRRERDRLVERDSPPVEKRKRKSSSNCDMTSNSDRFNDTQASQRANPNVPKLNPISPVDRDTNSGPEDMRISSPLIKQEPLHDSNLTIDSFHSMSEALQTGGSVSVHPDDVKLIGHQISDLADNETPSIPPPEITDTIDGSKTWHMRLTFDKLPGGCNLHRCKLCGKIVTHIRNHYHVHFPGRFECPLCRATYTRSDNLRTHCKFKHPRYNPDTRKFDQPKFEPPNAIANDTPAD